One region of Candidatus Riesia pediculischaeffi genomic DNA includes:
- the tsaB gene encoding tRNA (adenosine(37)-N6)-threonylcarbamoyltransferase complex dimerization subunit type 1 TsaB produces MVQILSIDTTMELCSVAIFKGNEIFFDAIDSQGEHSHKILPLIQRCLKISKSNLKEIDLLACANGPGNFSGTRISVCTIQGISIAMNIPVVSFSSPMVIAQGLYRCFGIKEVVIYLRINREKIHRSYFRLIGSKWIEDEGDKLCSLEEIMRTDHLKGRSIFCKGYRLRQKDDLFSTDTLIDDLGKRSMKEKEKSFPNAKDVILLAYNAWKNGTIELAEEIFPNYFKDIP; encoded by the coding sequence ATGGTTCAAATATTATCGATAGATACAACGATGGAGCTCTGTTCTGTAGCTATCTTTAAGGGAAACGAGATTTTTTTCGATGCGATAGATTCCCAAGGGGAACATTCTCACAAAATTCTACCTCTCATACAAAGATGTCTGAAAATATCCAAATCCAACTTGAAGGAAATCGATTTGCTAGCGTGTGCTAATGGTCCTGGAAATTTTTCCGGAACAAGAATATCTGTTTGTACGATACAAGGAATTTCGATCGCGATGAATATACCTGTGGTATCATTTTCGTCTCCCATGGTGATAGCGCAAGGTTTATATCGATGTTTCGGAATCAAAGAAGTTGTGATCTATTTAAGAATTAACAGAGAGAAGATCCATCGATCTTACTTTAGACTCATCGGATCAAAATGGATCGAAGATGAGGGAGACAAACTATGTTCTTTGGAAGAAATCATGCGAACGGATCACTTGAAAGGTCGGTCAATATTTTGCAAAGGATACAGATTAAGGCAAAAAGATGATCTCTTTTCTACAGATACCTTGATTGATGATCTAGGAAAGAGATCCATGAAAGAAAAAGAAAAATCTTTTCCAAACGCTAAAGATGTGATACTACTCGCTTACAATGCGTGGAAGAACGGAACAATCGAGCTTGCAGAAGAAATATTTCCAAATTATTTCAAGGATATCCCGTAG
- the secG gene encoding preprotein translocase subunit SecG, translating into MFISFIFFLICMFLIFFIIVQPGKGGEIGSVKGSGASSTFFGSSGSGRFLNKSTVILSTLFFIVSLMMNNIYSRISEEEENKWKNISSSNVKGIVKEREESRMNTLGEIPK; encoded by the coding sequence ATGTTTATATCCTTTATATTCTTCTTAATATGCATGTTTCTTATATTTTTTATAATCGTCCAACCTGGAAAGGGTGGTGAGATAGGTAGTGTAAAAGGATCAGGAGCTTCTAGCACTTTTTTTGGGTCCTCTGGTTCTGGTAGATTTTTAAATAAATCGACCGTTATTCTTTCTACTCTTTTTTTCATCGTCAGTCTAATGATGAATAATATTTATTCCAGAATTTCTGAAGAAGAAGAAAATAAATGGAAGAATATATCTTCAAGTAATGTAAAAGGAATTGTCAAAGAACGAGAAGAATCTCGTATGAATACTTTAGGAGAGATACCAAAGTGA
- the rplI gene encoding 50S ribosomal protein L9, with protein MKIILLKSIGKLGKFGDSLSVRSGYARNYLFPKGFAVIANQRNIDMIKKEVEILQERMELNRIKLEKKANDIRSLKKIEIHARSRDSDRIFGSVGTLEICKKMKELGFDVHKNEVKIDNGPFRKVGSYKVKFMFHENITSEIDLHIVST; from the coding sequence ATGAAGATCATTCTGTTGAAATCTATCGGAAAACTTGGAAAATTTGGCGATTCCTTGAGTGTTCGTTCTGGGTATGCAAGAAATTATCTTTTTCCGAAAGGATTTGCTGTCATTGCAAACCAAAGAAATATTGATATGATTAAAAAAGAAGTTGAAATTTTGCAAGAAAGAATGGAGTTGAATCGTATCAAATTGGAGAAGAAAGCTAACGATATTCGATCCTTGAAGAAAATCGAGATTCATGCAAGATCAAGAGATTCTGATAGGATATTCGGATCGGTTGGGACATTAGAGATTTGTAAAAAGATGAAAGAGTTAGGATTCGATGTTCATAAAAATGAAGTGAAGATAGATAACGGTCCATTCCGTAAGGTTGGATCATACAAAGTTAAGTTCATGTTTCACGAGAACATCACCTCTGAAATCGATTTACACATTGTTTCGACGTAA
- the infB gene encoding translation initiation factor IF-2, with translation MDRYNEKDIESEIIDYRNSTFRRNDKILRVRPPIVSVMGHIDHGKTSLLDRICSTNVLSKETGGITQTINVHHFHADKRYNEKAITFLDTPGHSAFFNMRLRGIDMTDIVLLVIAIDDGIMQQTIETIQYAKSFDIPVIVAVNKIDKKISFNKDIENYILKYGVQSERLGGEDQFVYVSAKTGEGIDNLLEAILVQAELMELKADRNCPAIGTITESFLDKRRGPVVNVIIREGVLKIGQVILCGFEYGKVKKIIDVNGKNVEEALPCVPVQVLGLSDIPLAGDKLIVLKSEKKAKNFATIRRARSREIELDIQKSSIMQENKKNFFKKDNETTTLNIILKTDTQGMMDAIQSSLDEINRTYCRKNIQKYVKIIRCGVGQINTNDVILAITSKSIIFGFNVQTEHISKKFLVRNHIDIRYYSVIYKLLQDVEDELRRNVTKKVYDRKVQIGTLNVQNIFHLKDHHSTIVGCMVVKGRIKKDSLISIFRGEKMIFQDIQIDSLQRFQSKVNEVKEGDECGVRIKPHVKLYIGDMIAAFEKKNDP, from the coding sequence ATGGATCGATATAACGAAAAAGACATCGAATCGGAAATAATCGATTATCGAAATAGTACATTTCGAAGAAATGATAAAATTTTGAGAGTTCGTCCTCCAATAGTAAGTGTCATGGGACATATTGATCATGGGAAAACTTCTTTACTAGATAGGATATGTTCAACCAATGTCTTATCGAAAGAAACAGGAGGTATCACACAAACGATTAATGTTCATCACTTTCATGCGGATAAAAGATACAATGAAAAGGCAATTACTTTCTTAGATACTCCGGGACATTCCGCTTTCTTCAATATGAGGTTGCGTGGGATTGATATGACGGATATTGTACTCTTAGTGATCGCGATAGACGATGGTATTATGCAACAGACTATAGAAACGATTCAATATGCCAAATCTTTCGATATTCCAGTAATAGTTGCAGTTAATAAAATCGATAAAAAAATATCTTTCAACAAAGATATAGAGAACTATATCTTAAAATACGGAGTTCAATCGGAAAGATTGGGAGGAGAGGATCAGTTCGTCTATGTTTCTGCTAAAACTGGAGAAGGAATCGATAATCTCCTAGAAGCGATTCTAGTACAAGCGGAATTGATGGAATTAAAAGCAGATCGAAACTGTCCAGCGATCGGAACGATAACCGAATCATTTTTAGATAAAAGAAGAGGTCCTGTGGTAAATGTCATAATCAGGGAGGGTGTTCTAAAAATAGGACAAGTCATCTTATGCGGCTTCGAGTACGGAAAAGTTAAGAAAATCATTGATGTAAATGGAAAAAACGTAGAAGAAGCGCTTCCTTGTGTTCCTGTTCAAGTACTTGGATTGTCCGATATACCGTTAGCAGGAGACAAGTTGATAGTGTTGAAAAGTGAAAAAAAAGCGAAGAATTTTGCGACAATTCGGAGAGCTAGATCCAGAGAAATCGAATTAGATATCCAGAAAAGTAGCATAATGCAAGAAAACAAGAAAAATTTTTTTAAAAAAGATAACGAAACAACAACCTTGAACATCATTTTAAAAACTGATACGCAAGGAATGATGGATGCTATTCAAAGTTCTTTAGATGAAATAAACAGAACGTATTGTAGAAAGAACATCCAAAAGTATGTTAAGATCATCAGATGTGGCGTCGGTCAAATCAATACGAATGATGTTATTCTAGCTATCACATCTAAATCGATAATATTTGGATTTAACGTTCAAACTGAACATATCTCAAAAAAATTTTTAGTTAGAAATCACATAGATATCAGATATTATTCGGTTATCTATAAACTTTTGCAAGATGTAGAGGATGAACTCAGAAGAAATGTTACGAAAAAAGTATATGATAGAAAGGTACAGATCGGTACGCTGAACGTTCAAAACATCTTTCATCTAAAAGATCATCACAGTACCATAGTGGGTTGTATGGTCGTGAAGGGAAGGATAAAGAAGGATAGCCTCATCTCGATATTTCGAGGAGAGAAGATGATTTTTCAAGACATTCAAATCGATTCCTTACAAAGGTTTCAAAGTAAGGTTAATGAGGTGAAAGAAGGGGACGAATGTGGTGTTAGGATCAAACCTCATGTCAAACTCTATATAGGAGACATGATAGCAGCATTTGAGAAAAAAAATGATCCGTAA
- a CDS encoding NAD(P)-dependent oxidoreductase, whose amino-acid sequence MWRNKRSVKVILYSTRSYEIDHFEESNRRNGFRMNMRYLNCRLNKNTVGDSFGYDVVCSFVHDVIDKNVLDLLFKNGVKMVALRCSGFDHVDLDHARGIGIHVTYAPDYSPESIAEYTVLLILYASRKLYLSLEGGEISEVGRTLKEQVVGVVGAGKIGSVVLKMISGFGSKLLACDPIVNLDIVQRYGVTYVGMDEILKSSDVISLNCPLNEDNYHLINDDACKVMKYGAILVNTGRGELVDSIAVLSAMKSKKIRCFCTDVIEKEHILMKQKVSDVFQNREEHQIYTTFRSLKRQKNFLFTGHKAFLTQTSLMNIADITLHNIDNFKNGRPLKYQLT is encoded by the coding sequence ATGTGGAGAAATAAGAGATCAGTGAAAGTTATCCTATATAGCACAAGATCTTATGAAATAGATCATTTTGAAGAGTCGAATCGGAGAAATGGATTCAGGATGAACATGCGATATTTGAATTGCAGGTTGAACAAGAATACAGTGGGAGATTCCTTCGGATATGACGTCGTGTGTTCTTTTGTACATGATGTGATCGATAAAAATGTTCTTGATCTGCTCTTTAAAAATGGAGTTAAAATGGTCGCTTTGCGATGTTCTGGATTCGATCATGTCGATCTTGATCATGCTAGAGGTATTGGTATCCATGTGACGTATGCTCCAGATTATTCTCCAGAATCTATAGCGGAATACACAGTTCTATTAATTCTATACGCTAGCAGAAAACTATATCTCTCTTTAGAAGGAGGAGAGATATCGGAAGTTGGAAGAACGTTGAAAGAACAGGTTGTCGGAGTGGTTGGAGCTGGAAAAATAGGATCGGTTGTTTTGAAGATGATTAGTGGTTTCGGATCCAAATTGTTAGCGTGTGATCCTATTGTCAATTTAGATATTGTACAAAGGTATGGTGTCACTTATGTCGGTATGGATGAAATCTTAAAGAGTTCTGATGTAATCAGTTTGAACTGTCCTTTGAACGAAGATAACTATCACTTGATTAATGATGATGCTTGTAAAGTAATGAAGTACGGAGCTATTTTAGTTAACACTGGTAGAGGAGAGTTGGTAGATTCTATCGCTGTTCTTTCTGCCATGAAATCCAAGAAGATCCGGTGCTTTTGCACGGATGTGATTGAGAAAGAACATATCTTGATGAAACAAAAGGTGTCTGATGTTTTTCAAAATAGAGAAGAACATCAGATATATACTACTTTTCGATCGTTAAAAAGACAGAAGAACTTTCTTTTCACCGGACATAAAGCGTTTTTGACCCAAACATCCCTAATGAATATCGCCGATATTACTCTGCACAATATCGATAATTTTAAAAATGGACGTCCCCTTAAGTATCAGCTAACTTAA
- a CDS encoding ribosome-binding factor A, giving the protein MKRKSYRLRKLSKVIQRELSWIFQKNIMDPRVRRVVILYVDLNKDLSFAKVFISMFFNFLTEIDNSASIEEMIRILNEHQMLKMIRYHLAQRVMVRSIPKLSFCSPIKEDINQHRLYRKNHHR; this is encoded by the coding sequence ATGAAAAGAAAATCATACAGACTACGTAAACTATCCAAAGTGATTCAAAGAGAGCTTTCTTGGATCTTTCAAAAGAACATCATGGATCCAAGAGTTAGAAGGGTTGTAATACTGTACGTTGATCTTAATAAAGATCTTTCTTTCGCAAAAGTCTTCATTTCTATGTTTTTTAATTTTTTGACGGAAATCGATAATAGTGCATCTATAGAAGAGATGATTCGTATACTGAATGAACATCAAATGTTGAAGATGATCAGATACCATTTAGCACAAAGAGTCATGGTTCGTTCAATACCGAAGTTATCTTTTTGTTCACCGATCAAAGAAGATATCAATCAACATCGATTATACAGAAAAAACCATCATCGATGA
- the rpsF gene encoding 30S ribosomal protein S6: MNHYEIVLMIHPDRSDEVGRIISCLKRNVMNANGKVHRLEDWGRRQLAYPISKMRKAHYILMNLEVPKGSIQSIENDLRSDDNIFRKIILRTKRPFSERSPMIKFQDEASSKERT; this comes from the coding sequence ATGAACCACTATGAAATCGTTCTTATGATTCATCCCGATAGGAGTGATGAGGTAGGTAGAATAATATCTTGTTTGAAAAGGAATGTTATGAACGCAAACGGAAAAGTGCATAGGTTGGAAGATTGGGGCAGGAGACAACTAGCCTATCCAATATCTAAGATGCGCAAAGCGCACTATATCTTGATGAATTTAGAAGTACCTAAGGGATCTATTCAATCAATTGAAAACGATCTTAGATCAGATGATAATATTTTTCGAAAGATAATTTTAAGGACTAAAAGACCGTTCTCTGAACGTTCTCCTATGATAAAATTTCAGGATGAAGCTTCTTCAAAAGAAAGAACATGA
- the rpsR gene encoding 30S ribosomal protein S18 translates to MKPNFLRRKKFCRFTVEKIKEIDYKDISRLKNYITESGKIIPSRITGTKAKYQRKLSKAIKIARYLSLLPYTDHHV, encoded by the coding sequence ATGAAACCTAACTTTTTGAGAAGAAAAAAATTTTGTCGTTTTACCGTAGAAAAAATAAAAGAAATAGATTATAAAGATATCAGTAGATTGAAGAACTACATTACAGAGAGTGGAAAAATTATTCCAAGCAGGATCACGGGAACCAAAGCAAAATATCAAAGGAAACTATCAAAAGCAATCAAGATAGCGAGGTATCTCTCTCTATTACCATATACGGATCATCATGTTTAA
- the rpsO gene encoding 30S ribosomal protein S15 — translation MKRTNTGSEEFQINTLTEKINRLVGHFSFNKKDFHSKRGFLKMVSQRKKKLEYLKRKDFNKYLSIVDDLKTRK, via the coding sequence ATGAAAAGAACAAATACAGGTTCCGAAGAATTTCAAATCAATACGCTAACTGAAAAGATAAATAGATTGGTCGGTCATTTTTCTTTCAACAAGAAAGATTTTCATAGCAAAAGAGGTTTTTTAAAAATGGTCTCCCAAAGAAAAAAAAAACTAGAATACTTAAAGAGAAAAGACTTTAATAAATATCTATCAATTGTGGATGATCTAAAGACCCGAAAATAG
- the pnp gene encoding polyribonucleotide nucleotidyltransferase, whose amino-acid sequence MIKNFLNPTVQTFQLGRNICTIETGMLARRSTASVMIHMEGTSVLVSVVEQREDKKQQEYDFFPLVVNYQERYYSIGKIPGSFFRREGRSGENEILTSRLIDRSLRPVFPKGFNSEIQIIATVVSVDPRINPDILSIVGASAALSISHIPFREPVGAVRVGYISKKYVLNPSYEEIKRSELDLIISSTEDQTLMIESRSSLLKEDVILQAIEFAREGQKVIIDNIKMFSDKVGLEKISLKEKEMNVDIEKYISDNIEDDLKLAYLIPDKKSRLFKVREIKEKTFLESSTTEGFDPDQVSHVFSSLERKIVRNRILDENLRIDGRRRDEIRPVDCRVGVLPRTHGSSLFTRGETQALVVVTLGNDRDAQIKDEIIGERIDHFIFHYNFLPYSVGEIGLVGVPKRREIGHGNLAKKGMMAVMPSFSDFSYTVRVVSEIIESNGSSSMASVCGSSLAMMDAGIPIKSAVAGIAMGLIKEKERFIVLSDILGDEDHLGDMDFKVIGNEEGISAMQMDIKIDGVDDSILRTALIQSKEARLKVLQEMRKAISRPRESVSKFAPRVQKIYVDPKKIKDIIGKGGSTIRSLTEETNSVIDVEDTGEVRISSVDESNLRKAISKIKEIISEIELGKIYKAKIIKIAEFGLFVSILSNKKEGLVVLRNHGRNIYLRGKHEFRSFKVGQIISVKVSDIDRHGRVRFVLS is encoded by the coding sequence TTGATAAAAAATTTTCTTAATCCTACTGTTCAAACCTTTCAACTTGGAAGAAACATCTGTACTATAGAAACTGGGATGTTAGCCAGGAGATCTACAGCGTCAGTCATGATACACATGGAAGGAACATCCGTTCTCGTTTCAGTAGTAGAACAAAGAGAAGATAAAAAACAACAAGAGTACGATTTCTTTCCTCTAGTTGTAAACTATCAAGAGAGGTATTATTCTATAGGAAAAATACCGGGAAGTTTTTTTAGAAGAGAAGGAAGATCTGGAGAAAATGAGATCTTAACCTCTAGGCTGATTGACAGATCTTTGAGACCAGTTTTTCCAAAAGGTTTTAACAGCGAAATTCAAATCATCGCAACCGTAGTTTCAGTGGATCCTAGAATTAATCCGGATATTTTATCGATAGTAGGAGCTTCCGCTGCACTTTCAATATCCCATATTCCATTCAGAGAACCTGTCGGAGCAGTTAGAGTAGGTTATATCTCAAAAAAATACGTTCTAAATCCAAGTTATGAAGAGATCAAGAGAAGTGAATTAGATTTAATAATTTCTAGCACGGAAGATCAAACTTTGATGATCGAATCGAGATCTTCATTGCTAAAAGAAGATGTCATCTTACAAGCAATCGAATTCGCTAGAGAAGGTCAAAAGGTTATCATTGATAATATTAAGATGTTTTCCGATAAAGTTGGTTTAGAAAAGATTTCCCTAAAAGAAAAAGAAATGAATGTTGATATTGAGAAATATATATCAGATAATATTGAGGACGATTTGAAACTTGCTTATTTGATTCCTGACAAGAAATCTCGCTTATTTAAAGTTCGAGAAATCAAGGAGAAAACGTTTTTGGAATCTTCAACCACAGAAGGTTTCGATCCAGATCAAGTGAGTCATGTGTTCTCTAGTTTAGAGAGAAAGATAGTACGAAACAGAATACTAGATGAGAATTTAAGAATAGATGGAAGAAGACGTGACGAAATTAGACCGGTCGACTGTCGTGTAGGAGTCCTACCTAGGACACATGGTTCTTCCTTGTTCACGAGAGGAGAAACTCAAGCCCTAGTTGTAGTTACTTTAGGTAACGATAGGGATGCTCAGATAAAAGATGAAATCATCGGTGAGAGAATTGATCATTTCATATTCCATTACAACTTCCTTCCATATTCTGTCGGAGAGATCGGATTAGTAGGTGTTCCAAAAAGGAGAGAAATAGGACATGGAAACTTGGCAAAGAAAGGTATGATGGCTGTCATGCCATCTTTCTCAGATTTTTCATATACCGTCCGAGTTGTTTCTGAGATCATAGAGTCTAACGGATCTTCATCAATGGCTTCTGTATGTGGATCTTCTTTGGCGATGATGGATGCTGGAATTCCGATAAAATCAGCAGTTGCTGGTATTGCGATGGGTTTAATTAAGGAAAAAGAAAGATTCATCGTTCTTTCAGATATATTGGGTGATGAAGATCATTTAGGCGACATGGATTTTAAGGTAATTGGAAACGAAGAGGGAATAAGTGCAATGCAGATGGATATCAAGATCGATGGAGTTGATGATAGCATATTGAGAACTGCTCTTATTCAATCAAAGGAAGCGAGATTGAAGGTATTGCAAGAAATGAGGAAAGCTATCTCTCGTCCACGGGAATCTGTTTCGAAATTTGCTCCAAGGGTTCAAAAAATATATGTAGATCCTAAGAAGATAAAAGATATCATAGGAAAAGGAGGATCCACTATAAGATCTCTAACCGAAGAGACCAACTCCGTCATAGATGTAGAAGATACAGGCGAAGTGAGAATTTCATCGGTAGATGAATCAAATCTCAGGAAAGCGATTTCTAAGATAAAGGAGATTATTTCAGAAATAGAATTAGGAAAAATTTATAAAGCAAAAATAATCAAGATAGCTGAATTTGGATTGTTTGTTTCGATACTTAGCAATAAGAAGGAAGGATTGGTCGTTCTTCGGAACCATGGAAGGAACATATACCTTCGTGGAAAGCACGAATTCCGTTCCTTCAAGGTCGGACAGATAATTTCAGTAAAAGTTTCAGATATTGATCGTCATGGGAGGGTACGATTCGTATTATCCTAG
- a CDS encoding valine--tRNA ligase: MFEEIHEEILNKSYLLFEKNFSPEEIERLIYRFWEISGFLRDKGYKNDKEVFCTVSPPPNITGRLHIGHALQYTIIDMLIRYHYMNGKHTLWKGGVDHAGIAAQIVVEKYIFDRYGKNKIEFGRKKFIEKIWDWKEEMVQIMHIQMQYLGNLVSLNQSKFTMDRDVSEAVTEAFVRLYEDRIIYRGKRLVNWDPKLKTVISDLEVKTVESKKTMWYIRYPIIDPYENLENQAYVVVATSSPETIFGDSAVAVHPEDEDKKHLIGMNVLLPIVGRKIPIISDRFVDMKKGTGYVRITPAHSFQDYEVAMNHDLPIVEVLNRDGSMRRIANIFYKTGRKISDEFDIPSFFCGKRDLCLREGILKSLNHMKLLIGKERYVSRVNYNERSKSEIYPILTDQWFINVKNLKEEAISVVRDKKIKFFPKKYEKIYFSWMNQMKDWCISRQLLWGHRIPVWYDDDGRTYVGRNEREIRKRYNLCGTVLKQDQDVLDTWFSSSLWTFVVFGWPKRNNKDLSVFHPTDVLVSGFDIIFFWISRMIMMTLYFIKNEDGSGQVPFKKVYITGLVCDEDGKKMSKSRGNMIDPILIMQDRSYLEKISKFMFDSKNILHDERLSDIGSSQKIKESGQIRFGADSLRLTLASLSSGNRKILLDKNQIVGYQNFCNKVWHASRFVLNNITIHGEIENDQFPSKDDKIFSLDRWIVFEFKKMVSRYRAAFERFRFDMVSSILYGFVWNQFCDWYLELSKISIRDTDMDRKISAEKTLLMILEGLLKLSHPIVPFVSEFVWQNINRIKNRELSSILEEPFPVGIREDDLKEEKNRIAYFEVETIKRFIVFIRNLRSQFRSCEEKILKIIIFRFLELRTREIVRRYLKHICKMTGIPIIIDCNKQYRSKKSFEGLLDFTFSTVNLNKSGDIQKNIRNKIEQLDKEITVIQKDLKNPHFLAKAPKKVIEEKMRRVKDLEDAKKSLVSNTD; the protein is encoded by the coding sequence ATGTTTGAAGAGATACACGAAGAGATTTTGAATAAATCGTATTTGTTGTTCGAAAAAAACTTTTCTCCTGAAGAAATAGAACGACTAATCTATCGTTTTTGGGAAATTAGCGGTTTTCTTCGAGATAAAGGTTATAAGAACGATAAAGAAGTATTTTGTACGGTCTCTCCACCACCCAACATCACTGGAAGGTTACATATTGGTCATGCTTTACAATATACGATTATAGATATGTTGATTCGATACCATTATATGAACGGAAAACATACCTTGTGGAAAGGAGGTGTCGACCATGCTGGAATCGCTGCTCAAATCGTTGTAGAAAAGTACATATTCGATCGATATGGAAAGAACAAGATTGAATTTGGAAGAAAGAAGTTTATAGAAAAGATTTGGGATTGGAAAGAAGAGATGGTACAGATCATGCACATTCAAATGCAGTATCTAGGTAATTTAGTTTCTTTGAATCAATCTAAATTCACGATGGATCGGGATGTTTCCGAGGCTGTAACAGAAGCGTTCGTTAGGTTGTACGAAGATCGTATAATTTATAGAGGAAAAAGGTTGGTTAATTGGGATCCAAAGTTGAAGACTGTGATCTCTGACTTAGAGGTCAAGACTGTGGAATCGAAAAAAACAATGTGGTACATCCGATATCCTATAATAGATCCATATGAAAACTTAGAAAATCAGGCGTATGTCGTTGTGGCAACTTCCAGTCCGGAGACAATCTTCGGGGATTCCGCTGTCGCTGTTCATCCTGAAGATGAAGATAAGAAGCACTTGATAGGTATGAACGTCTTGTTACCGATAGTTGGTCGAAAGATACCGATCATATCGGACCGATTTGTAGATATGAAGAAAGGTACTGGATATGTGAGGATCACACCAGCTCATAGTTTTCAAGATTATGAAGTTGCGATGAACCATGATTTACCTATCGTAGAAGTGTTGAACAGAGATGGAAGCATGAGAAGGATAGCAAACATCTTCTATAAAACGGGACGGAAAATATCGGATGAATTCGATATTCCTTCTTTCTTTTGTGGAAAGAGAGATCTTTGTTTAAGAGAAGGTATCTTGAAAAGTTTAAATCATATGAAACTGTTGATCGGAAAGGAAAGATACGTATCTCGTGTAAATTACAACGAAAGAAGCAAATCTGAAATTTATCCTATTTTAACGGATCAGTGGTTCATCAATGTCAAGAACCTAAAAGAAGAGGCAATTTCCGTCGTTCGAGATAAAAAAATTAAATTTTTCCCAAAAAAGTATGAAAAAATCTATTTTTCTTGGATGAACCAGATGAAGGATTGGTGCATCTCCAGACAGCTACTATGGGGTCATAGGATACCAGTTTGGTACGATGACGATGGAAGAACCTATGTAGGACGCAATGAACGTGAGATCAGAAAAAGATACAACTTATGTGGCACTGTTTTAAAACAGGATCAAGATGTTTTAGATACATGGTTTTCTTCTTCCTTGTGGACTTTTGTCGTTTTTGGATGGCCTAAAAGGAATAACAAGGATTTGTCAGTCTTTCATCCAACTGATGTTCTAGTTAGCGGTTTCGATATCATATTTTTTTGGATATCCAGAATGATCATGATGACCTTATATTTCATCAAAAACGAAGATGGATCTGGGCAGGTTCCATTCAAAAAAGTTTATATAACAGGATTGGTATGTGATGAGGATGGAAAAAAGATGTCTAAATCAAGAGGAAATATGATCGATCCGATTTTAATCATGCAGGACAGGAGTTATTTGGAAAAAATCTCAAAATTTATGTTCGATTCAAAAAATATCCTTCATGATGAACGCCTTTCTGATATAGGATCGTCCCAGAAAATTAAAGAGAGTGGACAGATAAGGTTTGGAGCGGATTCTTTAAGATTAACTTTAGCTTCTTTGTCTTCTGGAAATAGAAAGATATTGCTAGATAAAAATCAAATAGTTGGATACCAGAACTTCTGCAATAAGGTATGGCATGCTAGCAGATTCGTTTTGAACAATATCACCATACATGGTGAGATTGAGAACGATCAATTTCCTTCAAAAGATGATAAGATTTTTTCTTTAGATCGATGGATAGTATTCGAATTCAAAAAAATGGTCAGTAGATATAGAGCAGCCTTTGAACGATTCCGTTTTGATATGGTTTCCAGCATTCTGTACGGATTCGTTTGGAATCAATTCTGCGATTGGTATTTAGAACTTTCAAAGATTTCTATTCGAGATACAGATATGGACAGAAAAATCTCCGCTGAAAAGACGCTATTGATGATTTTAGAAGGACTGTTAAAACTATCCCATCCAATTGTACCATTCGTTAGCGAATTTGTTTGGCAGAACATTAATCGGATAAAAAATAGAGAGTTATCTTCTATACTGGAAGAACCTTTTCCAGTAGGTATTCGTGAAGATGATCTTAAAGAAGAGAAAAATAGGATAGCTTATTTCGAGGTGGAGACGATAAAGAGGTTTATCGTATTCATAAGGAACTTAAGATCTCAATTCAGATCATGTGAAGAAAAGATCCTCAAGATCATCATATTTCGATTTTTAGAACTTAGGACAAGAGAGATCGTTCGTCGATATCTCAAGCATATTTGTAAAATGACAGGTATCCCGATCATCATCGATTGTAATAAACAATATCGGTCGAAGAAATCTTTCGAAGGTCTGTTAGATTTTACCTTCTCTACGGTGAATCTGAATAAATCAGGCGATATTCAAAAAAACATCAGGAACAAGATAGAGCAGTTGGATAAAGAAATAACCGTAATCCAAAAAGATCTAAAAAATCCCCATTTTCTTGCGAAAGCTCCTAAAAAAGTTATAGAAGAGAAGATGAGAAGGGTGAAAGATTTGGAGGATGCTAAAAAATCTTTGGTTTCGAATACAGATTAG